The following coding sequences are from one Lujinxingia vulgaris window:
- a CDS encoding sterol desaturase family protein produces the protein MKQVAAYLLFPLSLLLGTWGAFFALDAKLSPALVSGGITLVAFGVAMVFERWLPRIKRAHEPGELRADLTYAGITGVLSDPLAHALVAGLTTYAAGLRGGSWEVGLPLGVLAVVVLLVHGLGDYWAHRLSHRWEWWWKLHAVHHAPARMTALNNLRLHPLDYTLKVLFGMGPVLLLGFSEESVALAMAIKGVCLAYQHADLDLRHGPLNLIFATNSVHRWHHSASPAEGNRNFGGVLSLYDILFASLLLPAEDAEPERMGLFGDEHYPRHNVLRATAAPWCWKRCVADPPSQG, from the coding sequence ATGAAGCAAGTCGCCGCTTATCTGCTCTTCCCCCTCAGCCTGCTTCTCGGGACGTGGGGTGCGTTTTTCGCCCTGGACGCTAAGCTCTCGCCAGCGCTGGTCTCCGGCGGAATCACGCTCGTCGCCTTCGGGGTGGCGATGGTGTTTGAGCGTTGGCTCCCAAGGATCAAACGCGCGCATGAGCCCGGGGAGCTGCGCGCAGACCTGACCTATGCCGGCATCACCGGTGTGCTCTCCGATCCGCTGGCCCACGCCCTGGTCGCGGGGCTGACCACCTATGCGGCCGGGCTGCGCGGGGGCAGCTGGGAGGTGGGGCTGCCGCTGGGAGTTCTGGCCGTGGTCGTCCTGCTCGTGCACGGGCTGGGCGACTACTGGGCCCACCGCCTGAGCCACCGGTGGGAGTGGTGGTGGAAGCTGCACGCGGTGCACCACGCGCCGGCCCGCATGACGGCGCTCAACAACCTGCGCCTGCACCCGCTCGATTACACGTTGAAGGTGCTCTTCGGGATGGGACCGGTGCTGCTGCTGGGATTTTCCGAAGAGAGCGTCGCGCTGGCGATGGCGATCAAGGGGGTCTGCCTGGCCTATCAGCACGCCGATCTCGACCTGCGCCACGGTCCGCTCAACCTCATCTTCGCGACCAACAGCGTGCACCGCTGGCATCACTCGGCCAGCCCGGCCGAGGGCAATCGCAACTTCGGGGGCGTGCTGAGCCTCTACGATATCCTCTTCGCAAGCCTGCTGCTCCCCGCTGAAGATGCCGAGCCTGAGCGCATGGGTCTTTTTGGGGATGAACACTATCCACGTCACAACGTGCTGCGCGCGACGGCCGCGCCCTGGTGCTGGAAGCGCTGCGTCGCAGACCCGCCCTCCCAAGGGTAG
- a CDS encoding DUF3817 domain-containing protein → MKLFSLKTFGLIEGLSMVVLLFVAMPLKYVWDQPEMVRMVGMAHGVLFMIFVAWVLVEAFRTKWTLEKTAGALAASVIPFAPFVVDLSSEPEAGEAPALAGD, encoded by the coding sequence ATGAAGTTGTTTTCGCTCAAAACATTCGGGCTCATTGAGGGCCTCTCGATGGTGGTGCTGCTCTTTGTGGCGATGCCCCTGAAGTACGTCTGGGACCAGCCCGAGATGGTGCGCATGGTGGGGATGGCGCACGGGGTGTTGTTCATGATCTTTGTGGCGTGGGTGCTCGTGGAGGCCTTTCGCACGAAATGGACGCTGGAGAAGACGGCCGGAGCGCTGGCGGCGTCGGTGATTCCGTTTGCGCCTTTTGTGGTGGATCTCTCGTCGGAGCCAGAGGCTGGTGAGGCGCCGGCGCTCGCCGGGGACTGA
- a CDS encoding MFS transporter — protein MKSALRHSWALLVGIALIMLGNGLQTSLLGLRASIEGFSTGATGAIMSAFYVGFLAGSTLTPKIVKNVGHIRVFAAWSSMASAAILLHGLILEPWFWGLMRLVTGFCYAGVYVVAESWLNDRADNRTRGQLLSLYMVVQYVGLSGGQLLLNVGSPAELLLFVLTSVLISLALVPISLTTSAPQPTEEQERLSPRALWKLSPLGVMACAGAGLSTGALLGMGAVFGEEVGLSVGEISIFMAMLIAGAAILQFPIGRLSDRLPRRAVIVLTSALSVAVALVAWVMMGQSAALTLGLIFLVGGFSMPVYALGMAHANDHLRPGQRVAASSTLVLVFGLGATAGPVGVATLMDTMGPGGFYVGVAVIQAAIGFFALYRTTRREGVGAGQQKPYRPVVGGRPFWRRRA, from the coding sequence GTGAAAAGCGCGCTTCGACATTCCTGGGCGCTCCTGGTGGGGATCGCGCTGATCATGCTGGGCAACGGCCTGCAGACGAGCCTTCTGGGGCTTCGCGCCTCGATCGAGGGCTTTAGCACCGGGGCGACCGGCGCGATCATGTCGGCGTTCTATGTGGGCTTTCTGGCAGGCTCCACGCTCACCCCGAAGATCGTCAAAAATGTGGGACATATCCGCGTCTTTGCGGCGTGGTCGTCGATGGCCTCGGCGGCGATCCTGTTGCACGGGCTGATCCTTGAGCCCTGGTTCTGGGGGCTGATGCGCCTGGTGACCGGCTTCTGTTATGCGGGCGTGTATGTGGTGGCCGAGAGCTGGCTCAACGATCGGGCGGATAACCGCACCCGCGGCCAACTTCTCTCGCTTTATATGGTGGTGCAGTACGTCGGCTTGAGCGGGGGCCAACTTCTGCTCAACGTGGGCTCGCCGGCGGAGCTGTTGCTCTTTGTCCTGACCTCGGTGCTGATCTCGTTGGCGCTGGTGCCGATTTCATTGACCACCAGCGCGCCGCAGCCCACAGAAGAACAGGAGCGACTGAGCCCGCGTGCCCTGTGGAAGCTCTCACCGCTGGGGGTGATGGCATGTGCGGGGGCGGGGCTCTCGACGGGGGCATTGTTGGGGATGGGCGCGGTATTCGGGGAGGAGGTCGGACTCTCGGTCGGTGAGATTTCGATCTTTATGGCGATGCTGATCGCGGGCGCGGCGATCTTGCAGTTTCCCATCGGTAGGCTCAGCGACCGGCTTCCTCGCCGCGCGGTGATCGTGCTGACCAGCGCGTTAAGTGTGGCCGTGGCGCTCGTGGCCTGGGTGATGATGGGGCAGAGCGCGGCGCTGACCCTGGGGCTGATTTTTCTGGTAGGTGGGTTTTCGATGCCGGTCTACGCGCTGGGGATGGCGCACGCCAACGATCACCTGCGCCCGGGTCAGCGTGTGGCGGCGAGTAGCACGCTGGTGCTGGTCTTCGGCCTGGGGGCGACGGCGGGGCCAGTGGGGGTGGCCACGCTGATGGATACGATGGGACCGGGGGGCTTTTATGTGGGCGTGGCGGTGATTCAGGCCGCGATTGGTTTCTTTGCCCTCTACCGCACCACCCGGCGCGAGGGGGTGGGCGCCGGGCAGCAGAAACCCTATCGCCCGGTGGTGGGAGGGCGGCCTTTCTGGCGGCGGCGGGCCTGA
- a CDS encoding MSCRAMM family protein, translating into MMMKRLVMMILAGGLVATGPLGCSDTPDDPQIEDEQDADADPDAGEEDAGDEDASEDDAGEPDAEDPDADAEDPIEQAAMPLRVKVLNKAGLPVEGAEVRHGEEVLLSDGAGEVLLGAPEEAERFLAQVQAEGYAPSSLDYPVRQAEEGAEAHAIVRLLPLGPAQVFNHDAEAVISRGRVRVRLPANSLIDGEGNPVTGEVEATIASLDPTTEDARFMPGPLIGLPEGGGAETPILSVMMADISFWQDGEKLQLAEGQLARVEFVIPEALEAYEAGDAIEFWHFDLSQARWVQEGECAVAEAGSQLLAECDASHFSWWNADKPVSLRNCVNITVVDADTGEPIPGAILQGEGLDFEGAMVGSGLTDADGQACMDFLLDGTLNVGAYHADYLYQAGGPVTVSGSDVSATCAGDGQGQCVEVTVELLDRGTCLSGEVLDGDDAPVEGATVFAVYDGAVGAQFFSAVSDSEGGYCIEVPLDAELELSALDGQGQVASGVASTVGAAAAECGEEGCAEADALVLGSGETACLQSSVSLNGWTTPAPGVPVYVYSSYPARSCDPGMDDPFTWGPVVAHTVTDAMGNWALNVPMSLAGMVYVSVGSCHSGLGAQCLNQDRIMPVQLEEIPGSIDSGRCQQTHPSPLDEQCLSE; encoded by the coding sequence ATGATGATGAAGCGACTTGTGATGATGATACTCGCCGGCGGGCTTGTAGCGACCGGACCCCTGGGGTGCTCCGATACGCCGGATGATCCGCAGATCGAAGATGAGCAGGACGCCGATGCCGATCCGGACGCCGGTGAGGAGGATGCCGGCGACGAAGACGCCAGCGAGGATGATGCGGGTGAGCCCGACGCCGAAGATCCGGACGCCGACGCCGAAGACCCGATTGAGCAGGCGGCGATGCCGCTGCGGGTGAAGGTTCTCAACAAGGCGGGGCTTCCGGTGGAGGGGGCTGAGGTGCGCCATGGCGAGGAGGTGCTGCTCAGCGACGGGGCCGGTGAGGTTTTGCTCGGCGCGCCGGAAGAGGCGGAGCGTTTTCTGGCGCAGGTGCAGGCCGAGGGCTATGCGCCTTCGAGCCTGGACTACCCCGTTCGCCAGGCCGAGGAGGGGGCTGAGGCGCACGCCATCGTGCGGCTTCTTCCCCTGGGGCCGGCGCAGGTCTTTAACCACGACGCTGAGGCCGTCATCTCGCGGGGGCGAGTGCGGGTGCGCCTGCCGGCCAACAGCCTCATTGATGGTGAGGGCAACCCGGTGACTGGCGAGGTTGAGGCGACGATCGCTTCGCTCGACCCGACCACCGAGGACGCGCGTTTTATGCCGGGGCCCCTCATCGGTCTTCCGGAAGGCGGAGGGGCGGAGACGCCGATTCTGAGCGTGATGATGGCGGACATCTCCTTCTGGCAGGATGGCGAGAAGTTGCAGCTGGCCGAGGGTCAGCTGGCGCGCGTGGAGTTTGTGATCCCCGAGGCGCTGGAAGCCTATGAGGCCGGCGATGCCATCGAGTTCTGGCATTTTGACCTCTCGCAGGCCCGCTGGGTGCAGGAGGGCGAGTGCGCTGTGGCCGAGGCGGGGAGCCAACTTCTGGCGGAGTGCGATGCGTCGCACTTCAGCTGGTGGAACGCCGATAAGCCCGTCTCTCTGCGCAACTGTGTGAACATCACCGTGGTCGATGCGGACACTGGCGAGCCCATCCCCGGGGCGATCCTGCAGGGCGAGGGCCTGGACTTCGAGGGGGCGATGGTCGGCTCGGGGCTTACCGACGCCGATGGCCAGGCGTGCATGGACTTCTTGCTCGATGGCACGCTGAACGTGGGGGCCTACCACGCCGACTACCTCTACCAGGCCGGTGGTCCGGTGACGGTGAGCGGCAGCGATGTTTCCGCGACCTGCGCTGGCGATGGCCAGGGGCAGTGTGTGGAGGTCACCGTGGAGCTTCTCGACCGGGGGACCTGCCTCAGCGGTGAGGTGCTCGACGGCGACGACGCGCCGGTGGAAGGCGCGACGGTGTTCGCGGTCTACGATGGCGCGGTGGGTGCGCAGTTCTTCTCGGCGGTCAGCGACAGCGAGGGCGGCTACTGCATCGAAGTTCCGCTCGATGCGGAGCTGGAGCTGAGCGCGCTCGACGGTCAGGGCCAGGTGGCGTCCGGCGTGGCGAGCACGGTGGGCGCTGCGGCGGCCGAATGTGGCGAGGAGGGGTGTGCCGAAGCCGATGCGCTTGTGCTGGGCTCGGGTGAGACGGCGTGCTTGCAGAGCTCGGTGTCGCTCAACGGGTGGACGACGCCTGCGCCCGGCGTGCCGGTCTATGTGTATTCGAGCTACCCGGCGCGAAGCTGTGATCCGGGCATGGACGATCCCTTCACCTGGGGGCCGGTGGTCGCGCATACAGTGACCGACGCGATGGGCAACTGGGCGCTGAATGTGCCGATGAGCCTGGCGGGCATGGTCTACGTCAGCGTGGGTTCCTGCCATAGCGGGCTGGGGGCGCAGTGTCTGAACCAGGACCGCATCATGCCGGTGCAGCTCGAGGAAATTCCCGGCTCCATCGACTCGGGGCGTTGCCAGCAGACGCATCCTTCGCCGCTCGATGAGCAGTGCCTCTCGGAGTGA
- a CDS encoding ArsR/SmtB family transcription factor has protein sequence MNTIDLSAAMPLQTFRALAEPTRIELLAMLMRAGGQANVGTLTDAMSVDGSVVSRHLRELHRAGLLDVERRGRERWYSINYDAFISQFSDLVRQFEALRDGKPCCK, from the coding sequence ATGAACACCATCGACCTCAGCGCGGCGATGCCGCTTCAGACCTTTCGAGCCCTGGCCGAACCCACCCGCATCGAGCTGCTCGCCATGCTCATGCGCGCCGGGGGCCAGGCCAACGTGGGCACCCTCACCGACGCGATGAGCGTCGACGGCTCGGTGGTCAGCCGCCACCTGCGCGAGCTCCACCGCGCCGGCCTGCTCGACGTGGAGCGACGCGGTCGGGAGCGCTGGTACAGCATCAACTACGACGCGTTTATCTCCCAATTCAGCGACCTTGTGCGCCAGTTCGAGGCGCTGCGCGACGGCAAGCCCTGCTGCAAATAG
- a CDS encoding S9 family peptidase — MHLHRLTSLSAALALTLTACASPAPSADTAPTESASQPALTPPIAQRIDTTTEIHSHTLVDPYAWLRDRDNPETIAYLEAENAYAEAAMAHTEELQESIYQEILSRIDQTDLSVPVRRGDFFYYSRTVEGQDYPIYARKRGSLDADEEVLLDLNELAEGHDYLGLGAYELSDDHRLLAYALDTSGNERYALHVLDIESGTHVAGPIENTSSVAWANDNTTLFYTTLDSAHRPDKVFRMRLDEPDADHELVFHEEDEAFYAYVSKTRSGDFLQLTLWSNASGESHILDATTPGEDFRVVAPRRPGVEYSVAHHGDHFLIVTNEDAINFKLMRTPTDNLAKDQWEEVIPHRPETLLRAVHTFQNWWIFEERHGGSPRLRARNLDSGDEHTIAMPEQTYSLRFNDNPEFATDTIRFTYSSLITPRSVFDYTLPTRALDLQKETTVHHYERDLYESSRIYATSPDGTEVPISIVHKKGIALDGSHPLFLLGYGAYGMNYDPYFSASRISLLERGVIFAIAHIRGGGEMGRQWYLDGKLTNKQNTFTDFIASAEHLIEAGYTSPGRLAINGGSAGGLLIGAVLNQRPDLFEAAVADVPFVDVINTMLDASLPLTVVEYTEWGNPNTPEAFETIFAYSPYDNVTAQAYPHLLVTAGLNDPRVHYWEPAKWVARLRHTRTDDNLTLLQTNMGAGHGGASGRYAYFRETAFTYAFVLDRLGATELANTSPESARADDTTAPPAPE; from the coding sequence CACACCCTCGTTGACCCTTACGCCTGGCTGCGCGATCGCGACAACCCCGAGACCATCGCTTACCTGGAAGCCGAAAACGCCTACGCCGAAGCCGCCATGGCCCACACCGAGGAGCTTCAGGAGTCGATCTACCAGGAGATCCTCTCCCGCATCGACCAGACCGACCTCTCGGTGCCCGTGCGTCGCGGCGACTTTTTTTACTACTCCCGCACCGTCGAGGGGCAGGATTACCCGATCTACGCCCGCAAACGCGGCAGCCTCGACGCCGACGAAGAGGTCCTGCTCGACCTCAATGAGCTGGCCGAAGGTCACGACTACCTCGGCCTCGGCGCCTATGAGCTCAGCGACGATCATCGCCTGCTGGCCTACGCCCTCGACACCTCCGGCAACGAGCGTTACGCCCTGCACGTCCTCGACATCGAGAGCGGTACCCACGTCGCCGGCCCCATCGAGAACACCTCGTCGGTGGCCTGGGCCAACGACAACACCACCCTCTTCTACACCACCCTCGACAGCGCGCATCGCCCCGACAAAGTCTTCCGCATGCGCCTCGATGAGCCCGACGCCGACCACGAGCTCGTCTTCCACGAAGAAGACGAAGCCTTCTACGCCTACGTCAGTAAGACCCGCAGCGGCGACTTTCTGCAGCTCACCCTCTGGAGCAACGCCAGCGGCGAATCCCACATCCTGGATGCCACCACCCCCGGCGAGGACTTTCGGGTGGTCGCCCCCCGCAGGCCCGGCGTTGAGTACAGCGTCGCCCACCACGGCGACCACTTCCTCATCGTCACCAACGAAGATGCCATCAACTTCAAGCTGATGCGCACCCCCACCGACAACCTCGCAAAAGACCAGTGGGAAGAAGTCATCCCCCACCGCCCCGAAACCCTGCTTCGAGCCGTCCACACCTTCCAGAACTGGTGGATCTTCGAAGAGCGCCACGGCGGCTCCCCACGTCTGCGCGCCCGCAACCTCGATAGCGGCGACGAGCACACCATCGCCATGCCCGAGCAGACCTACTCGCTGCGCTTTAACGACAACCCCGAATTCGCCACCGACACCATCCGCTTCACCTACAGCTCCCTCATCACCCCGCGCTCGGTCTTCGACTACACCCTTCCCACCCGCGCCCTCGATCTTCAAAAAGAGACCACCGTCCACCACTACGAGCGCGACCTCTACGAGAGCAGCCGCATCTACGCCACCTCCCCCGACGGCACGGAGGTGCCCATCTCCATCGTCCACAAAAAGGGCATCGCGCTCGACGGCTCCCACCCCCTCTTTTTGCTGGGCTACGGGGCCTACGGCATGAACTACGACCCCTACTTCTCCGCCTCCCGCATCTCCCTTCTGGAGCGCGGCGTGATCTTCGCCATCGCGCATATCCGCGGCGGCGGCGAGATGGGCCGGCAGTGGTACCTCGACGGCAAACTCACCAACAAACAAAACACCTTCACCGACTTCATCGCCAGCGCCGAACACCTGATTGAGGCCGGCTACACCTCCCCCGGGCGCCTGGCCATCAACGGCGGCTCCGCCGGCGGTCTGCTCATCGGCGCCGTCCTCAACCAGCGCCCCGACCTCTTTGAGGCCGCCGTCGCCGACGTTCCCTTCGTCGACGTCATCAACACCATGCTCGACGCCTCCCTCCCCCTGACCGTCGTCGAGTACACCGAGTGGGGAAACCCCAACACCCCCGAGGCCTTTGAGACCATCTTCGCCTACTCCCCCTACGACAACGTCACGGCCCAGGCCTACCCCCACCTGCTCGTCACCGCCGGCCTCAACGACCCCCGCGTCCACTACTGGGAACCCGCCAAATGGGTCGCCCGCCTGCGCCACACCCGCACCGACGACAACCTCACCCTCCTTCAAACCAACATGGGCGCCGGGCACGGCGGCGCCTCGGGCCGCTACGCCTACTTCCGCGAAACCGCCTTCACCTATGCCTTCGTCCTCGACCGCCTCGGCGCCACCGAACTCGCAAACACCTCCCCCGAATCGGCCCGGGCAGACGACACCACCGCCCCCCCCGCTCCCGAGTAA